In Gammaproteobacteria bacterium, the DNA window CTTAAAGTGTCTATGCTGTTCATCATTACAATTTCCAACATTAGCCACATCACAAAGATAACCAGCAGAGTTATTTAATACAAATTCAGGGATTGAATAATGCGCTTATTTCATTGTATCTTCATTTTGTTGTTATCAGGTTACTCTGCGGCGGGCTTTGCGTTTGGTTGCTATAATTTATTTCCTAATGATAAAAACGGATTGAATCCAGGCTTTAATATTCCGACGTTTAAGGATAGTTCACTTAACATCAATGATATTGTCACTGATGGTGATTTTGTAGTAGAGGCGGGTAAGTATTACAATACAATCACCGTATCAGCAGGTGACACGTTGACATTTGATACGGTTGGTGGCACCTATTATATAAAAAAAATAGAGACTAAAAATGTTAATTCAAAACTGAATTTTTCTCCAGGCGATTATTTTATCACAGAGCTTACTCTCCGCAAGGAAAGCAAGGTTGAAGTAATAAATAACCAGTCCCCTAATGAGGCTGTTAGAATTTATCTAAATAGCAAATTAGATGTCAAACAAGACTCGACAATAAATTATAATAATAAGAACTTAATTATTGTCAGTAAGCACGATATTTCTTTAGGAAACGGCGTAACGTTTAACGGCTTTTTATATAGTGAAACGAAAATTCATACTCATAATTCTACTGTAATAGAAGGGACTATTGTTGCAAATGAATTTCATCCTACAGGCCTCACTGTTACCAGTAATTCAAAATTTGTAAAGGACTCCGACTTTTCCACGATGTGTGAAAGTGTGCCAACAGTTGACCATTATCGCATCGCTTACAATAGTCCCGGCTTAACCTGTCAGGCCTCCACAGTTACCGTGACAGCTTGTGCCGACACCAACTGTGACAACGAATTTGACCAGCTGGTGAGCGGAAACTTATTATCGACGACTGGCTGGGTTGATGGCATGGCCATTAATTTCACTGAGAACGCTAGTTATAATTTGGCCAGTACAACAGTGACTTCGGAAACACTCGGCTTAAGCGATATGTCGGAGATTGCTGATTATGTTTGTTACAACAATGGGGTAATAGACAATACTTGCCAAATTGATTTCTCTGATAGCGGCTTTATTATTAGCAATGTAGAGGGTACTACCCCTACTATTCCAACACAGCTTGCCGGTAAGCGGTCAGATCAAGGTTACAATAAAAAACATATCATCATTAAGGCGGTAAAGACTAATAGCACCACCGGAATTTGCGACAATTTGTTTACGAATGGCGGCGATGTTGATGTTGAGGTTAAATACCAATGTATCTCGCCCAATAGTTGCGCTGATGATCGATTAACCCTAACCAATAACAACAATGGCCAGTCGATATCTAAATACTTTACCTCAAAGACATTACGCTTTGGCAGCGATTCGACTGCCGAGATAGCGCTTCACTACCCTGATGTCGGCCGGTTACAGCTAGCGGTACAAAAGTCGGTTGATTTAGGCAATGGTACAAGCAGCTTATTGCAAGGCAGTTCGAATCAATTTGTGGTGCGACCTTTTGGACTTAAGCTATCGCTGGCATCGGATCCGAATGCTAGCAATGGTTTTGTAACAGATCCGATTATCACAGGTACTGGCACTGTATTTAAAAAGGCCGGCGAAGATTTTAAGCTAACCGCGACAGCTGTTCAATGGGTTGAGGGACAAGCTATTGGTAACGACGGTCAGCCTGTTAATTTGTTAGCGCTGAACGGTAACCCCGTAGCAGGGAATTTTAGTGGTCAGACATTAGTACTAACTCATCGTTTAATTAGCCCGAGTGGTGGTGAAGTCGGCGTATTATTACCGGGCACTGAGTCATTCACCAATAGTATTGCACAGGCCACCCGAACGTGGAGTGAAGTAGGCGTCATCGGACTCGATGCGGTGGTAAGTGATTACTTAGGTACTGGTGATGTAATAGGTAAGCTCGACAACATTGGCCGCTTTGTGCCTGATCATTTTAAGCTTGCTGACGTTGACGCCATCAACCTCAACCCAGCGTGTACGGACCGTAATTATAATTATATGGGCGAACCATTTTCGGCGAAGTATCAAGTGAGCGCGGTTAATAAAGAAGGTGTTGTTACCCAAAATTATCAAGGAGGGCATGCGAAGGCAATAGTCAGCCTAGTTGCTCAAGAGAGTAATAGTGGGCAGATACTCGCACCACGTTTTAGTGCCGTGCTGCCGGTGACAATTACTTGGGACAAGGGCATATATGATCAAACGGCCTATGGCTTAGCAATAAGTCGAGCTAGCCCGCCTGATATTTTACCGAGCACGACTTTTGGCTTAATGATTGACGCAAAAGAAAGTGTCGATATTACGCTAAGCTCGCTCGATTTTAATCCATTTACTACAGAAGATTGCATCGGGGGCAATTGTAATGCGAAGAAACTCAATAATACCCCGATTAGCTTTTATTACGGCCGGGTAAAGCTCAGTAATACCTTTGGTTCTGAGCTTGAAGCGTTAAGAATGCCACTTGAGGTCCAATATTTTGATGACGGCGCGTTTAAATTGCATAGCGCAGACCAATGTACGGCTTACAACGCAGCCAGCGCAACGTTAGAACCATCACCCTTTGGCGAACTTGATCATGTGACTAACGGTGTCAATAGTTTGTTGCTGCCAGCGCCACAAACCACAGTAGGCAATGTAAGTGTGGAACTACCGGTACCTGTCTGGCTGAAGTTTGATTGGGACAATGATGGCGACCAAGACGACCCGCAAGGGCATGCAACGTTTGGCCGCTATCGCGGTAATGATCGGCTGGTTTTTTGGCAGGAGCTACGTTAATACGCGTTTGTTTTAGTGATAAACTTATATAACAGACAGCGTCACCGCAAAGGCGGTGACGCTGTTGAGTAACTGTGCCATTTTACGGTTATTATCTTACTGTTATTCATTTGATTCCGGTGGCATTAAATGATTGGGTAAACTCTTTCGCCGGCCCGTATCCGTTGGGCTGTAGTGCTTGGCTAAATAATCCAAGATAATGGGATCATTGGTGCCTAGAGGCCAAAAACCTTGGGTTTGCTGCATCCAACGAATGGTTTCAAGCCAAGTATCACGACTCATTCTATTTGGGTCACCAATGCCGCCGAATGGCAGGCCTCGATAGCTTCACTTCTTGCCAAGTTTGACCAAAATCGATGGACACCGCCATTTTTTCAACGGTTTTATCGCCAGCCCATGCGTGACCTTCAACGGTTAGTTGTTGCTTTAATTGATGTAAAACCCCTGATTTAGGGTAGGTAACTAATGATTTAACCGGCATTTGCTCAATGATGCACATGTCTTCGTTTGGAACTTTAGTGCCTGGCGCGACGGGTTTACAGGGGGTACGGTAAGCTTTCCCACCCATTTTTTTACCATCGTGAACCTTATTACGAATTGAAATACCCGTTAGCGACTTACCCGAGGTCGACGCGGGCCAACCACCAAAAACCAGTCGTAATGGGTAACCGTTCATTGCCGGAATGTCGTCGCCGTTAACAGCCCAAGCAATTAAAGCTTCATCTTCAAGCGCTTTACCCATGGGGACACCACGAGAAATGGCTGCTTTATTTGGATCGCCACTTAAATGCGAATCAGCGCCGTGGTAGCCAATATAAACCGCATCGTCTTTAATGCCACAATCTTTTAGCACATCGCGTAACCGGACCCCGGACCCCGGTCCACTGCGCACAGCCAACCGCACCGGTCGACCACTGATTGCCTTTCGCCGGTGGATTAAATTCAGAACGACCATTGCCACCACATTCAAGTGTGAGTTGATAAGTGTGGTGTTTAAATTTACATTTTAGCTCGGTAATGGTATAGGTTTTGCTGGTTTTTACCGATTCGCCATCAATGGTAAGGGTCCAGTTAGCAACATCGACCTGTTGTGGCGGTATGCCATTGTTACGGACAAACAGCCGATCTGCTGGGGTAATTAAGTCGTTTAATAAGTGCGGTGGCACTTCGGCATTAACCGGTCGATCGTTAAGAATGGTCAAACCTGGGTGCTTGCCAGCAATGGTGAAATCTTCAGTGGTACCGGCATAGGCGGCAGGAATTAACCCGCCTGGCATAAAGCGGCCAAACACGGCTAAAACGGCTTTAACTGGATCGTTTTGATAGAGTTGGTTGATCCCTTGTTGAGGTTTATTCTTCTTATTATCCAAGTGGTTATCTCCTAGTGTTGAAAGCAAGCATGACATTTTAGATTATGAGATTTTTAACCAAACACAGTAGAGCCAACACGTTACAACCGTTAGCACCTGCTTTACTTTTGTCGGCTGGTAGTCGCTGTTTGATGGGGTAATTAGCGAGTGTCAGCCAAGGGCGGGTTGAGTTTCTAGCGCAGTGATTTAATTTTATTCTCACTTGCATCGATTGAAAGTAAGCTTTATCTTCGTTAACAATATGATTACATTTTATGTATTAACACTCACAAGGGAAATGGACTCTTTAACTGATAGCGAGTGATATATTAAGACTTAATAATGAGTGGTTGGCTTAAATATAATAAGGGATTATGGATGAAAAGACGGAATTTTATCAAAGCGGCAGTCGCAGGTTTGGCGACAGCGCCAGTAGCGCATATTGTAAGTGCTAAGGTCAGAAAAAAGACACTGCGGATGCAAACTTACTGGGGCGAACAAGCTGACGCAATATTTAAGACGTTCACGACTGACGTTAGCAATGCGTCGAATAAATCATTAACTATTGACCAATACACTGGCAGCACTCTGGTTCCTGATGCCGAAATGTTGCAAGCTGTGAGTAAAGGCACGCTAGATATGTGTCAAGGCTATGCCGGTTATTGGCCTGAACAGCTCGATATAGCGACCATCGAATCAGGCATACCTGGCGCATGGACCAGTTATGATGAAGCAATGTATATCATGGAAACCAAAGGTCTTGGTAAGCTTATCCGTGAAGCGTATGCAGAGCAAAATGTACACTACCTTGGCGCTATTATGGGGGGACCGTTTGATCTTCTAACAAAAAAACCGGTAAACAGCTTAGATGATTTGAAAGCAATGAAGATCCGTGCTACCCCAAGTGTTGCTAAAATCCTTAATAAATTTGGTATAGATACTATTTTCATTCAAGGCTCTGAGCTACATCGGGCGTTGTCGACTGGTTTGATCGATGGCGTAATCTATGCGGGTACTAATGAATATGTGGGTATGAAGCTTTACGAAGCCGCCAAGCACTACACGTCGCTTAATATGATTAGTCCGGGTTATACCGACCAAATGTTAATCAATATGGATACGTGGAAATCGTTGACCCCAGCACAACAGGCTGTAATTGAAACGTCGTTTGCCAAACATGCAAGCAAAATGCATACCTGGATGATCAGTGGTTCGATTGACGCGGGTAATAGCGGCGTGTTTGAACTTAATTCATTAAACGAAGCAGACTCCGCTCGCTTACGTGAGGCCGCTAAGGAGTTGTGGCAAGAAGAAGCGGCGAAATCGGACCGCAACAAAAAAGCGATTGCTATTCTTGAAGCTGCCGCTAAAGCGACCGGCAGAGCTTGATAAGATCAGGGTTTTGATTAAAGTCGCTACTTAACATTGGGCGGCAACATCAATCCTAAACATCATCGCTCTTTGCCATCCATGGCACCGCGATATACCGTTCATCCTGAACATAAAAAAAGCGGCTAATTAGCCGCTTTTAAAATCCGATTAAACGTCTTAAAGTTTACTTAACTTCAGAGGTGAAATCGCGTTTTGCTTCGCCGGTGTATAACTGACGAGGACGACCAATCTTGTGGCCTGGCTGACTTAACATTTCTTTCCAATGTGAAACCCAACCAACAGTACGTGATAATGCGAAAATTACGGTGAACATTGACGTTGGAATGCCCATTGCTCGCATAACGATACCAGAGTAGAAATCAACGTTAGGGTACAGTTTCTTTTCGATGAAGTAAGGGTCTTCAAGCGCAATACGCTCAAGTTCCATCGCAACGTCTAATAGAGGATCATTAACGTTAAGCTCTGTTAATACTTCATGACAAGTCTCACGCATAACCGTTGCACGTGGATCGTGATTTTTGTAAACACGATGACCAAAGCCCATTAGGCGGAATGGATCTGACTTATCTTTCGCTTTTGCAACGTATTCTTCAATACGATCAACACTGCCAATTTCTTCTAACATCGCCAAACATGCTTCGTTAGCACCGCCATGAGCAGGGCCCCAAAGAGACGCGATACCGGCTGCGATACAAGCAAATGGATTCGCACCAGATGAACCTGCTAGGCGCACTGTTGATGTTGATGCATTTTGCTCGTGATCTGCATGTAAAGTGAAGATACGGTCCATGGCGCGAGCCACAACAGGGTTAACCTGGTATTCTTCAGTTGGTACTGCAAACATCATGTGCAAGAAGTTTTCTGCGTAATTTAGCTCATTTTTAGGATAAATAAATGGCTGGCCGATGCTGTACTTGTAGCTCATTGCGGCAAGTGTTGGCATTTTTGAAATTAGGCGGAACGCGGCAATTTCACGGTGACGTGGATTATTTATGTCTAGTGAATCGTGGTAAAACGATGACAAGGCACCAACAACACCACACATGATGGCCATTGGGTGAGCATCACGACGGAAGCCTTTAAAGAAATGCATTAACTGATCGTGAACCATAGTATGGTTTTTGACAATTTTTACGAATTCTTCGTATTGTGTTTTTGTTGGCTTATCACCGTATAGAAGGATGTAACACACTTCTAAGTAGTCAGCGTTTTTAGCTAACTGATCGATTGGGTAACCGCGATGTAATAAAATGCCTTTATTGCCATCAATGTAAGTGATTTCTGATTCACAAGATGCAGTTGCCATAAAGCCAGGATCAAACGTGAAATGGCCTGTGCCACCAAGCTTGCTAATATCGATTACATCGTGGCCGGCAGTACCTGAGCTAATTGGTAATTCAATTAATTCCTTACCGTCGACCATTAGGGTGGCGTGACGCTGTGTCATACGATTTGCTCCTCAATTATTGAATATTCTTATTCAGCTTTTATTAATAGCAGATAATAAAAGCGTGTATTTAACCTAAAAAGAACATAACTTGTCAATTTAAATGAGTGTTTAAGATAAATTTTGTTAAAAAGTTATTTAATTTTTGGTTGCTTAATGAGCGGTAGTTGTAAAATTCAGCAGTTTCGGCTGTTGTTAAAATATTTTTCGTCAAATACTGTCGTTTAACGACGAATAAAACTCGGCTCATAACTAATTTAGATTATTACAATAATTGTATTTGCTCCTTAGTCCCAGTATACTTTCGTCGGGTTTAATCAGGGTGAGTTTTTTGTCACAATCTGATAACCAAATGAAAGGGGAAATGGCGGTCGGTCAACGATTTAGCTAATTTTTATTCCTGTCGAAGTCCGGGACCTCCTCTATCAATAAAAATAATGGGCTTCAATTTCTTAGAGCTAAGAGAGCAAATCGTGAAAAAGCAAAGACCTGTAAACCTTGACTTACAGACTGTCAGCTTTCCGTTAACTGCAATTGCATCAATCCTACACCGTGTTAGTGGCGTTATTATGTTTTTCGCTACTGGTATTTTGATGTGGTTCCTTGCTGAATCGTTATCGTCGCCATTGGGCTTCGCACACGTGCAGGAATTAATGAGCAGTTTTCTGGCTAAGTTTGTCTTCTGGGGTATATTAACCGCATTAGCATATCACCTAGTTGTCGGAATACGACATATCGTTATGGATTTAGGCTACGGTGAAGATTTTGATACTGCCACCCAATCAGCACAAGTAACCATGATCATTTCCGCAATTCTATCGTTTTTAGCAGGAGTATGGGTATGGTAGCTAACGCAGCAACACTTGGGCGCAGTGGCGTTCATGATTACATAATCATCCGTGTCGCAGGCATTAACTTGGCTGTGTACGCATTTTTCATGTTAGGTTTCTTTCTGACTAATGATGTTACTTACGTCTCATGGACATCGTTATTCTCCAATCTTGCAATGCAGGTCTTTACCATCATCACCTTGTTGTCATTACTGGCTCACGTGTGGATTGGTATGTGGCAGGTACTAACAGATTATGTTAAACCTGTTGGTCTTCGTTTTGTTCTTCAGCTAGCACTAAATGTCATGGCGTTTAGCTATGTTATCGCTGGCGTTGCTATTTTATTGGGAGTCTAAAAGTGGCTATTCCTGTTTTAGAATTTGACGCGGTTGTTATTGGCGCCGGTGGTGCTGGCATGCGCGCAGCACTTCAAATCACGCAAGAAGGTAAAACTTGTGCGTTGATTTCAAAAGTATTCCCAACGCGTTCACATACCGTATCTGCTCAAGGTGGTATTACCGTTGCACTTGGTAATACCCACGAAGATGATTGGCAATGGCACATGTACGATACCGTTAAAGGTTCTGATTTTATCGGTGACCAAGACGCTATCGAATTTATGTGTGAGGCCGGTCCTGCGGCGGTAATCGAACTTGAGACGATGGGGCTACCATTCTCTCGTTTAGACAATGGTAAAATTTACCAGCGTCCGTTCGGTGGTCAATCGAAGTCTTTTGGTGGCGAACAAGCCGCACGTACAGCAGCAGCAGCTGACCGTACTGGTCACGCGTTGTTACATTTGCTTTATCAGCAAAATGTAAAAAATGAAACCAATATTTTCAGCGAATGGTTCGCGTTAGATTTGGTTAAAAACGAAGATGGTACCATTGTTGGTTGTACCGCAATGAACATCGAAACTGGCGAAGTCGTTTACTTCAAAGGTCGCGCAACAGTACTGGCTACTGGTGGTGCGGGTCGTATTTATGCTTCAACCACTAATGCTCATATCAATACTGGCGACGGTGTTGGCATGGCTATTCGTGCAGGCTGCGCCATGCAAGACATGGAAATGTGGCAGTTCCACCCGACAGGTATCGCTGGTTCTGGCGTACTAGTTACTGAAGGTTGTCGTGGTGAAGGCGGTTACTTATTAAATAAAGACGGCGAACGTTTCATGGAACGTTATGCACCGAACGCTAAAGATTTAGCGTCGCGTGACGTAGTAGCTCGTTCTATGATGAACGAAATTCGCGAAGGTCGTGGTCTCGATGGTCCTTTAGGTCCACATCTATTATTAAAGCTTAATCACTTGGGTAAAGAAACGCTAGAGTCTCGTTTGCCGGGTGTGTGTGATTTATCACGAACCTTTGCTCACGTTGATCCCGTTGAAGCACCAATCCCAGTATTGCCAACTTGTCACTACATGATGGGCGGCGTATTAGCCAACATTCACGGTCAAGCACTGCAACGTAATCAAGATGGTACTGATAGTGTCATTGAAGGTTTGTTTGCTGTTGGTGAGATTGCTTGTGTATCGGTTCACGGTGCTAACCGTTTAGGTGGTAACTCATTACTTGATTTGGTTGTATTTGGTCGTAGTGCTGGTCAGTTCTTGGGTAAATACCTGACGGACGAACTAAGCCATAAAGATGCGTCTCAAGCCGATATTGATGCCGCACTTGTGCGTTTGAACCGTTGGGAAAACAACAAAGACGGTGAAGATCCCGTTCAAATCAAAAAAGATATGCAGCTTTGTATGCAGCTTAACTTCTCGGTATTCCGTGAAGGTAAAGCGATGGCAGAAGGGTTAGCTGAACTGAAGAGCATTCGCGAGCGCCTTAAAAACGCTAAGTTGTCTGACAATTCAGCTGAGTTCAATACCCAGCGCATCGAATGTCTAGAATTAGATAACTTGATGGAAACAGCATTTGCAACAGCAGTAGCAGCTAACTTCCGTGAAGAATCTCGTGGCGCTCACTCACGTGAAGATTTCCCAGATCGTGATGATGAAAACTGGCTATGTCACAGTGTTTATCACCCTGCTACTGAAACAATGAGCAAGCGTGACGTTAACTTCGCGCCGCATAAGCGTGAAGCCTTCCCACCTAAAGCTCGTACTTACTAAGGAGAGTGTGATGAAAAAATTATTCTCAATTTATCGCTACAATCCTGACGTTGATAGCAAGCCTTACATGAAAGACTACACGTTAGAAATCGAAGACGGTTCTGACATGATGGTATTAGATGCGTTGATTTTGTTAAAAGAACAAGATCCAACGTTATCATTCCGTCGTTCATGTCGTGAAGGTGTTTGTGGTAGTGATGGTGTTAACATGAACGGCAAAAATGGCCTGGCATGTATCACGCCATTATCAGACCTTAAAGGTGAAAAAGTTGTGTTGCGTCCGTTACCTGGTTTACCAGTTATTCGTGACATCATCATCGACATGAGCCAATTTTATACGCAGTATGAAAAGGTTAAACCTTACCTGATTAATGACGGTAAGAATCCACCGGCACGTGAGCATTTGCAAACGGTTGAAGAACGAGACAAGTTAGATGGCTTATACGAGTGTATTTTATGTGCTTGTTGTTCAACTTCTTGTCCATCGTTTTGGTGGAATCCAGATAAGTTCATCGGGCCTGCTGGGTTACTTCATGCGTACCGCTTCTTAATTGATAGTCGCGATACAGCAACAGAAGAGCGTTTGAGCAATCTTGATGATGCATTTAGTGTATTCCGTTGTCACGGTATCATGAACTGTGTAAGTGTATGTCCTAAAGGGTTAAATCCTACTAAGGCCATTGGTCATATTAAATCTATGTTGTTAAACCGAGCGGTTTAACATTATGGACCTTGATCAAGCACTAAAAGCATAAAAGATATAGAGCCATACTCTCACAAGGGAGTGTGGCTTTTTTCGTATTAGACATAACAGTTGTAAACATTATGTTGTTAATACGTTAGGTTATTGAAAAGTGTAATTGGGTGACTTAGAATGTTTTTCTATAACAACATTCAAAGTCATAACTATTAAAATAGCGTTTTTATAAAAAAGGGCAAAAAATGCATGAAGGCATAATGAAGACGTGGTTAGAGTCGTCTCATCTGGCTGGTGCTAATGCAAGCTACATAGAAGGGATGTATGAAGCATATCTTGAAGATGAAACTGCTGTTTCAGACGAGTGGCGAACTGTTTTTGAACAGTTAGCTGTTAGTCCTGAAAGTAGTGACGTTCAAGATGTAAATCATACCAAAATTCGTGATTACTTCCGCCGAGCAGCAAAAGAGACCCGTGGTGGTCCAGCGAGCGAAATTGATCCGCAAACGGCTTCTAAGCAAGTAAAAGTACTACAGATGATCAACGCCTATCGTTTCCGCGGTCATCAACACGCCAACCTTGATCCATTAGGATTGTGGCAGCGTGACAAGGTAGCTGAGTTAAATCCAGCATTTCACTCATTAACTCAAGACGATATGGATACCGAGTTTAACGTTGGTTCTTTTGCTGTTGGCAAAGAATCGATGAAACTTCGTGATCTTCATAACGCGCTTGAACAAACGTACTGTGGCAGTGTCGGTGTGGAATATATGCACATTACCGATACCGATGAGAAGCGATGGCTACAGCAGCAGTTTGAGTCAGTACAAAGTAATCCCGCGTACAGCAAAGATGAAAAACTCCGTTTCTTAGCAGGCTTAACAGCAGCCGAAGGTATTGAAAAATATGTCGGTGCTAAATTTCCTGGTGCAAAACGTTTTTCTCTTGAAGGCGGCGGTGCACTTATCCCGATGTTACGCGAGATTTTATACAAAGCTGGCGAACATGGCGCGAAAGAAATCGTATTGGGCATGGCACATCGTGGCCGTTTGAACGTCCTGGTTAACTTGCTGGGTAAAAAACCGTCGGAATTATTCGATGAGTTTGCCGGCACCCATGACGAAGTGCATGGTTCTGGTGACGTTAAATATCACCAAGGTTTCTCGGCCGATTATGAAACTCCCCATGGTGCATTGCACGTGGCACTCGCTTTTAATCCATCGCATCTTGAAATCGTTAACCCTGTTGTTATCGGTAGTGTTCGCGCGCGTCAAGACAGATTAGAGTGTAAAGATGGCAAGTTAGTGATGCCAATTACCATTCATGGTGATAGTGCTATTGCAGGTCAGGGCGTGGTACAAGAGACATTTAATATGTCTCAAACCCGTGGTTTTAAGGTCGGTGGTACGATTCGTATCGTGATCAATAACCAAGTTGGTTTTACCACCAATAACCCAGAAGATATCCGTTCAACGATGTATTGTACTGATATTGCGAAAATGGTCCAGGCACCAATTTTCCACGTCAATGGTGATGATCCTGAAGCGGTTGCTTTTGTGTCACGCATTGCGGTTGATTATCGTAACAAGTTTAAGCGCGATGTCGTGATTGACTTGGTTTGTTATCGCCGCCATGGCCATAACGAAGCTGATGAGCCAAATGCAACACAGCCGTTGATGTATCAGAAAATTAAACGTCATCCTACCCCGCGTAAGATCTATGCAGACAAGTTACTGGCCGCCAATTTGGTTGAGCAAGCGGATTTGTCGAGTATGATTAATGATTACCGTGACCGTTTAGATCACGGTGATTGTGTGGTTGATGAATGGCGTCCAATGACGTTGCATTCAACCGATTGGGCACCTTACATTGGTCATGATTGGGACATTCCTTATGATGCAACGCTGCCACTTGATAAAGTGACTGAGCTTGCCCATAAAATGTGTCACTACCCAGCAGAACACAAGCTGCAATCGCGGGTCGCTAAAATCTATAACGATCGTGTCACTATGGCTAATGGTGATAAAGCGGTTGATTGGGGTTTTGCTGAAAACTTGGCATATGCCACGATCCTTGATGAAGGTACAAATATTCGTTTGATCGGTCAAGACAGTGCGCGTGGAACATTCTTCCACCGTCATGCTGTATTGCATAATCAAGAAGATGCCAGCACCTATACGCCACTGAAAAACTTATCTGAAAATCAAGGTAAGTTTAGACTGTTCGATTCAGTATTATCTGAAAATTCAGTGGTGGCATTCGAGTACGGCTATACCACAGCAGAGCCAGCTGGTTTAAATATCTGGGAAGCGCAATTTGGCGATTTCGCTAACTGTGCTCAAGTAGTATTTGATCAGTTTATTTCATCTGGTGAGCAGAAGTGGGGCCGTTTATGTGGTCTAACTATGTTACTACCACACGGTTATGAAGGCCAAGGTCCTGAGCATTCATCAGCCCGTTTAGAGCGTTTCTTACAGCTGTGTGCTAATCATAATATGCAGGTTGTTGTGCCATCAACACCAGCACAGATTTATCACATGTTGCGTCGTCAGGTTGTACGCCCAATGCGTCGTCCGTTAGTGGTTATGACACCGAAATCGCTATTACGTCATCCGTTATGTACTTCAACGCTTGAAGAGCTAGCGAGCGGTACGTTCCAAAACGTGATTGGTGAAATCGACGATCTTGACCCTAAACAGGTTAAGCGCATCGTATTCTGTAGCGGTAAGGTTTATTACGAACTGCTGCAAAAACGTCGTGAGAATAATCAGACTGATGTCGCGATTATCCGAATTGAGCAGCTTTATCCGTTCCCACATGAAGAAGTGACGACGTTGCTAGAGCAATATGCTCATGTTACTGATTACGTCTGGTGTCAAGAAGAACCACAAAACCAGGGCGCTTGGTATTGTAGCCAACATCATTTCTGGAACGCGATTCCGCAAGGGTCACAGTTGACTTATGCTGGTCGTGAAGCATCAGCAGCACCGGCTTGTGGTTATCCTGCAATGCATAAATTACAACAAGCAGCGCTGATCGCTTCAGCTCTAACTACTAAATAAGTGCTGCGGCACACCTAAGTTTGGTTTAGTGATTGAAAACAATTGCTAAACCTGGCTTAGGTCGATTACTTAAATTTAAGGGAAAAATCGATGAATATCGAAATTAAGGTTCCTGTATTACCTGAATCAGTGGCAGA includes these proteins:
- a CDS encoding 2-oxoglutarate dehydrogenase E1 component; this encodes MHEGIMKTWLESSHLAGANASYIEGMYEAYLEDETAVSDEWRTVFEQLAVSPESSDVQDVNHTKIRDYFRRAAKETRGGPASEIDPQTASKQVKVLQMINAYRFRGHQHANLDPLGLWQRDKVAELNPAFHSLTQDDMDTEFNVGSFAVGKESMKLRDLHNALEQTYCGSVGVEYMHITDTDEKRWLQQQFESVQSNPAYSKDEKLRFLAGLTAAEGIEKYVGAKFPGAKRFSLEGGGALIPMLREILYKAGEHGAKEIVLGMAHRGRLNVLVNLLGKKPSELFDEFAGTHDEVHGSGDVKYHQGFSADYETPHGALHVALAFNPSHLEIVNPVVIGSVRARQDRLECKDGKLVMPITIHGDSAIAGQGVVQETFNMSQTRGFKVGGTIRIVINNQVGFTTNNPEDIRSTMYCTDIAKMVQAPIFHVNGDDPEAVAFVSRIAVDYRNKFKRDVVIDLVCYRRHGHNEADEPNATQPLMYQKIKRHPTPRKIYADKLLAANLVEQADLSSMINDYRDRLDHGDCVVDEWRPMTLHSTDWAPYIGHDWDIPYDATLPLDKVTELAHKMCHYPAEHKLQSRVAKIYNDRVTMANGDKAVDWGFAENLAYATILDEGTNIRLIGQDSARGTFFHRHAVLHNQEDASTYTPLKNLSENQGKFRLFDSVLSENSVVAFEYGYTTAEPAGLNIWEAQFGDFANCAQVVFDQFISSGEQKWGRLCGLTMLLPHGYEGQGPEHSSARLERFLQLCANHNMQVVVPSTPAQIYHMLRRQVVRPMRRPLVVMTPKSLLRHPLCTSTLEELASGTFQNVIGEIDDLDPKQVKRIVFCSGKVYYELLQKRRENNQTDVAIIRIEQLYPFPHEEVTTLLEQYAHVTDYVWCQEEPQNQGAWYCSQHHFWNAIPQGSQLTYAGREASAAPACGYPAMHKLQQAALIASALTTK